The following proteins are co-located in the Apium graveolens cultivar Ventura chromosome 5, ASM990537v1, whole genome shotgun sequence genome:
- the LOC141723905 gene encoding hexokinase-1-like — protein MGKVGVTAAVVGGAAVCAAVGLLVRNQLKNSGQCARADAILKEFKDKCGTQSSKLKQVADAMTVEMHAGLASEGGSKLKMLISYVDNLPSGAEEGVYYALDLGGTNFRVLRVQLGGKESKVVDREFTEVSIPPNLMVGTSQELFDYIAAELAKFVAQEGERFHLPPGRKRELGFTFSFPVMQTSIASGTLVRWTKGFSIEDAVGKDVVAELSRAMERQGVEMHVSALVNDTVGTLAGGRYDDNDVAVAVIMGTGTNAAYVERSQAIPKWHGPQPESGEMVINMEWGNFRSSHLPLTEYDQALDAESLNPGEQIFEKITSGMYLGEIVRRVLCRIAEESVLFGDTVPPKLKTPFILRTPDMSAMHHDTSYDLKVVGNKLRDVLEISNTTLKARKVVVELCNIVATRGARLAAAGILGILKKMGRDVSRDGETPRTIIAMDGGLYEHYTSYRQCLETTLKELLDGEVSKNVVCEHFNDGSGTGAALLAASHSSYLS, from the exons ATGGGTAAGGTGGGAGTGACAGCTGCGGTAGTAGGTGGGGCCGCCGTGTGTGCGGCGGTGGGGTTGCTCGTACGGAATCAGCTTAAGAATTCCGGGCAATGTGCACGTGCGGATGCTATATTAAAAGAGTTTAAAGACAAGTGTGGGACCCAGAGTTCGAAACTTAAACAGGTTGCGGATGCCATGACGGTGGAGATGCATGCCGGACTTGCATCTGAAGGGGGTAGTAAACTCAAGATGCTCATCAGTTATGTTGATAATCTTCCTTCTGG TGCTGAGGAAGGTGTATATTATGCACTGGACCTTGGTGGAACAAACTTTCGGGTTTTGCGTGTGCAATTGGGAGGGAAAGAGAGTAAAGTTGTTGATAGAGAATTCACAGAGGTGTCGATTCCTCCAAATTTGATGGTTGGGACATCACAG GAACTATTCGATTATATTGCAGCAGAACTTGCAAAGTTTGTTGCCCAAGAAGGGGAAAGATTTCATCTTCCTCCTGGTAGAaagagagaattaggttttacCTTCTCCTTCCCCGTGATGCAAACTTCAATAGCTTCTGGGACACTTGTAAGGTGGACAAAAGGTTTCTCTATTGAGGATGCG GTCGGTAAAGATGTGGTAGCTGAACTATCAAGAGCTATGGAAAGACAGGGTGTTGAAATGCATGTGTCTGCCCTG GTTAATGACACCGTTGGCACATTAGCTGGCGGTAGGTATGACGACAACGATGTTGCAGTTGCAGTAATCATGGGAACTGGAACCAATGCAGCTTATGTGGAGCGTTCTCAAGCAATACCCAAGTGGCATGGCCCTCAACCTGAGTCAGGAGAGATG GTTATAAATATGGAATGGGGCAACTTTAGGTCCTCCCATCTTCCTCTGACAGAGTATGATCAGGCACTGGATGCTGAAAGCTTAAACCCTGGTGAACAG ATATTTGAGAAGATAACTTCTGGAATGTATCTGGGAGAGATTGTTCGCAGGGTTCTATGTAGGATAGCTGAGGAATCTGTGCTTTTTGGTGACACAGTCCCACCAAAGCTTAAGACCCCATTTATATTAAG GACGCCTGACATGTCTGCAATGCATCATGATACATCATACGATCTGAAGGTGGTTGGAAATAAACTGAGGGATGTACTGGAG ATATCCAACACTACTCTGAAGGCAAGGAAAGTCGTGGTAGAGTTATGCAATATTGTTGCCACACGTGGTGCCCGACTTGCTGCTGCTGGAATCTTGGGCATCTTGAAGAAAATGGGTAGAGATGTTTCTAGGGATGGAGAGACACCAAGGACAATTATAGCCATGGATGGTGGATTATATGAACATTATACTTCATATCGTCAGTGCTTAGAAACCACATTAAAAGAGTTATTAGATGGTGAAGTCTCAAAAAACGTAGTATGTGAGCATTTCAATGATGGTTCAGGCACCGG